The following proteins are encoded in a genomic region of Prosthecobacter sp. SYSU 5D2:
- a CDS encoding zinc metallopeptidase, whose amino-acid sequence MMTMLLLFFGTMALSLYASWKVRSAYNRYSQVPASSGYTGAEVAQRILDLNGIRDVSIHSTHGHLTDHYDPSNRRLVLSEENYHGTSVAALGIAAHECGHAIQHQQLYAPLKWRMAAVGITGIASQIVMWVPLIGLFGGFFPYKLAITIMAVSFGILMLFQLVTLPVEFDATARAKKVLAGTGAVAAGTEFKAMSKVLDAAALTYVAAFVSTLGYFLYYLLQMTGMRGNDE is encoded by the coding sequence ATGATGACAATGTTACTTCTGTTCTTCGGAACCATGGCCCTGTCGCTCTACGCCTCCTGGAAGGTGCGCAGTGCCTATAACCGCTATTCCCAGGTGCCCGCCTCCAGCGGCTACACCGGCGCCGAGGTGGCGCAGCGCATTCTGGATCTGAACGGCATCCGGGATGTGAGCATCCACTCCACGCACGGGCATTTGACGGACCATTACGACCCGTCCAACCGCCGCCTGGTGCTTTCGGAAGAAAACTACCACGGCACCTCCGTGGCCGCGCTGGGCATCGCCGCCCATGAGTGTGGCCATGCCATCCAGCACCAGCAGCTCTATGCCCCGCTGAAGTGGCGCATGGCGGCCGTGGGCATCACGGGCATCGCCAGCCAGATCGTCATGTGGGTGCCGCTGATCGGCCTGTTTGGCGGGTTTTTCCCGTATAAGCTGGCCATCACCATCATGGCCGTCAGCTTTGGTATCCTCATGCTGTTCCAGCTCGTGACGCTGCCCGTGGAGTTTGACGCCACCGCGCGCGCCAAGAAGGTGCTGGCCGGCACCGGTGCCGTGGCCGCCGGGACGGAATTCAAGGCCATGAGCAAGGTGCTGGATGCCGCTGCCCTCACTTATGTGGCCGCCTTTGTCAGCACCCTGGGCTACTTCCTCTACTACCTCCTGCAGATGACCGGCATGCGAGGGAATGACGAATAA
- a CDS encoding acyl carrier protein: MADNIQEKVRDIIVEQLGVNPEQVTPEAKFIEDLGADSLDTVELVMAFEEEFGIDVPDEEAEKLQSVGDVIRYVEENAE; the protein is encoded by the coding sequence ATGGCAGACAACATCCAAGAAAAAGTCCGTGACATCATCGTCGAACAGCTCGGCGTAAACCCTGAGCAGGTGACTCCAGAAGCCAAGTTCATCGAAGATCTGGGCGCTGATTCCCTGGACACCGTTGAACTCGTGATGGCCTTCGAAGAAGAATTCGGCATTGACGTTCCTGATGAAGAGGCTGAAAAGCTTCAGTCCGTCGGTGACGTGATCCGTTACGTCGAAGAAAACGCTGAGTAA
- a CDS encoding M48 family metallopeptidase: MSLSNPWFIAALIGVIGVFHLEFFATLLNLARLGRPIPASLAEVFSDETRAKLVDYIRDSKRVGFSRDVTMLGLLLVFWWSGGFGWLQTWAEAQGHGPVITGVLVIALILLVQTWLSLPFEAWDTFGVEARYGFNKTTVGTFISDHFKSLALMAIIGLPVAAVIVWFFQTQALAALYAWLFIAAFTILMTWLSPRVIMPIYLKFQPMEDGQLREAIFDLAKKLDFPVMEVSVVDGSRRSTKANAFFAGFGKTRRIALYDTLLKSHTTEEIVAILAHEIGHNKCRHVPVMIALSLAEMGLMLALIGWALKSPQFFAAFGVQGTPVGMGLVLFGMIYKPLGVLTGLLGLAMSRKNEFEADAFAAKAVGSSQPLVEGLKRLSRDHLAHPQPHPLAVWLHYSHPPLIERLRALQG, from the coding sequence ATGTCATTGTCCAACCCCTGGTTCATCGCCGCCCTCATCGGCGTGATCGGCGTCTTCCATCTCGAATTCTTCGCCACCCTGCTTAACCTGGCCCGCCTCGGACGGCCCATTCCCGCTTCCCTGGCAGAGGTTTTCTCCGACGAAACCCGTGCCAAGCTCGTGGATTACATCCGCGATTCCAAGCGCGTCGGTTTCAGCCGTGACGTTACCATGCTCGGCCTGCTCCTCGTCTTCTGGTGGAGCGGCGGCTTCGGCTGGTTGCAGACCTGGGCGGAGGCGCAGGGCCACGGGCCCGTCATCACCGGCGTCCTCGTCATCGCCCTAATCCTGCTCGTCCAGACCTGGCTCAGCCTGCCCTTTGAGGCCTGGGACACTTTTGGCGTGGAGGCCCGCTACGGTTTTAACAAGACCACCGTCGGCACCTTCATCAGCGACCATTTTAAAAGCCTGGCCCTCATGGCCATCATCGGCCTGCCCGTCGCCGCCGTCATCGTCTGGTTCTTCCAGACGCAGGCCCTGGCCGCCCTCTACGCCTGGCTCTTCATCGCCGCCTTCACCATCCTCATGACCTGGCTGTCCCCCCGCGTCATCATGCCCATCTACCTTAAATTTCAGCCCATGGAGGACGGCCAGCTCCGCGAGGCTATCTTTGACCTCGCCAAGAAGCTGGATTTCCCGGTCATGGAAGTCAGCGTCGTGGACGGCTCCCGCCGCTCCACCAAGGCCAATGCCTTCTTTGCCGGCTTTGGCAAAACCCGCCGCATCGCCCTCTACGACACCCTTTTGAAAAGCCACACCACGGAGGAGATCGTGGCCATCCTGGCCCACGAGATCGGCCATAACAAATGCCGCCACGTACCCGTCATGATCGCCCTCAGCCTGGCAGAGATGGGCCTCATGCTCGCCCTCATCGGCTGGGCGCTGAAGTCCCCGCAGTTCTTCGCCGCGTTCGGCGTCCAGGGCACGCCCGTCGGCATGGGCCTCGTCCTATTCGGCATGATCTACAAGCCCCTCGGCGTCCTCACCGGCCTGCTCGGCCTGGCCATGAGCCGCAAAAACGAGTTCGAGGCGGATGCCTTCGCAGCCAAGGCCGTCGGCAGTTCCCAGCCCCTCGTCGAGGGCCTCAAGCGCCTCTCCCGCGACCACCTGGCCCACCCGCAGCCGCATCCCCTGGCCGTCTGGCTCCACTACAGCCACCCGCCCCTCATCGAGCGTCTCCGCGCGCTCCAGGGTTGA
- a CDS encoding metalloregulator ArsR/SmtB family transcription factor, with translation MCTEHHVHAKALVLEPLEVSEAQRMAEFFAALADTTRLRLVSLLAAEECCVCDLAERLGMTESAISHPLRSLHAARLVGYRNEGRQVFYRLQDQHVVELYRTVQEHLAE, from the coding sequence GTGTGCACGGAGCACCATGTGCATGCGAAGGCGCTGGTGCTGGAGCCACTGGAGGTATCTGAAGCGCAGCGAATGGCAGAATTCTTTGCCGCGCTGGCGGACACGACACGGCTCAGGCTGGTCTCCCTGCTGGCTGCGGAGGAGTGTTGCGTGTGCGACCTGGCGGAGCGGCTGGGCATGACGGAATCGGCGATCTCCCACCCGCTGCGGAGCCTGCACGCAGCGCGACTGGTGGGCTATCGCAACGAAGGTCGGCAGGTGTTTTACCGCCTGCAAGATCAGCATGTGGTGGAACTGTACCGCACGGTGCAGGAGCATCTGGCCGAGTAA
- the tatC gene encoding twin-arginine translocase subunit TatC, which yields MWQGILNKVFQVREKVAMNLNKEDEEKPFLEHLDDLRTMLIRMATTLLTVAVVTFIFYKELFKGIQYPLVLSGLVESIEQATESGYLINTDIAGPFMMAVNVALIAAVIVSFPLLLIFLLQFILPGLKDTEKKLLFPAIGIGTGLFLGGVSFAFWVVLPRALLFFDEFAQSLGTKQMWELSNYVTFSTRFILVFGIAFELPVLVMALVKLDILNFRIMKSTWRYAMVAIMLFAAIITPTPDILTLLLMSGPLYLLYGGCMVMAYFMEKKDKEAYPEYYAELEKDQKELEKEGTDDWDNENYNPWFSEDEKDEDDEYQKPRVTPSAPPPEIEKAPKTVSMSDPLDEPVDEGEDQSSVMPDEDEIEPEPPAPAPPSAPADDKPATEKSTEELAREDESRSGNPPM from the coding sequence ATGTGGCAAGGCATCCTGAACAAAGTCTTTCAAGTGCGCGAAAAAGTCGCGATGAACCTCAACAAAGAGGACGAGGAAAAGCCGTTCCTGGAGCACCTGGATGATCTCCGCACCATGCTTATCCGCATGGCCACCACGCTGCTCACCGTGGCCGTCGTGACGTTTATTTTCTACAAGGAGCTCTTCAAAGGGATCCAGTATCCGCTGGTGCTGTCTGGACTGGTCGAGTCCATCGAGCAGGCGACAGAGTCCGGTTATCTGATCAATACCGACATTGCAGGGCCGTTCATGATGGCGGTGAACGTGGCGTTGATCGCCGCAGTCATCGTGTCCTTTCCCCTGCTGCTCATTTTCCTGTTGCAGTTCATCCTGCCGGGTCTCAAGGACACAGAGAAGAAGCTCCTGTTCCCGGCTATCGGCATTGGCACAGGGCTGTTTTTGGGTGGAGTCAGTTTTGCCTTTTGGGTGGTGCTGCCACGGGCGCTCCTTTTCTTCGATGAATTCGCTCAGAGCCTGGGCACAAAACAGATGTGGGAGCTCAGCAACTACGTCACCTTCAGCACCCGCTTTATCCTGGTTTTTGGGATTGCCTTTGAGCTGCCCGTGCTGGTCATGGCCCTGGTGAAGCTGGACATCCTGAACTTCCGCATCATGAAGTCCACCTGGCGCTACGCGATGGTGGCCATCATGCTTTTTGCCGCCATCATCACGCCCACGCCAGACATCCTGACCCTCCTGCTCATGTCCGGACCGCTTTACCTGCTGTATGGTGGCTGCATGGTCATGGCCTACTTCATGGAGAAGAAGGACAAGGAAGCCTACCCCGAATACTACGCCGAGCTGGAAAAAGACCAGAAGGAGCTGGAGAAAGAAGGCACCGACGACTGGGACAATGAAAACTACAATCCCTGGTTCTCCGAGGATGAAAAAGACGAGGACGATGAATATCAAAAACCCCGCGTCACCCCCTCCGCCCCGCCACCAGAGATCGAGAAGGCCCCGAAAACCGTCTCCATGAGCGACCCGCTGGACGAGCCCGTGGATGAAGGCGAAGACCAAAGCTCCGTCATGCCCGATGAGGATGAAATCGAGCCCGAGCCACCCGCTCCTGCTCCTCCTTCGGCTCCGGCGGATGACAAACCCGCCACCGAGAAATCCACCGAAGAACTCGCCCGCGAGGACGAATCCCGCAGCGGCAATCCTCCAATGTGA
- a CDS encoding NUDIX hydrolase: protein MSLDATDFPLFKVEDRDGWKRVSNERLFDNPHISVDKVECLTPHRQEKAVPWLVVQRKAAVAIAPVTEDGQFVLISQERIPVQQTLWEFPAGQIDVPLDAITPDIIVDTAMRELLEETGYALAPGAELEPLGWFLPSQGFTDEHVYLFQAKPVCVVSRPTPDGSEHISDVRLVSSGELRRMIAANEITTALTLALYARMAAKGTV, encoded by the coding sequence ATGAGCCTGGACGCCACCGATTTCCCCCTGTTCAAAGTCGAGGACCGCGACGGCTGGAAACGCGTGTCCAATGAGCGCCTTTTTGACAATCCCCACATCAGTGTGGACAAGGTGGAATGCCTGACCCCGCACCGGCAGGAGAAGGCCGTGCCCTGGCTGGTGGTGCAAAGAAAGGCCGCCGTGGCCATCGCCCCTGTCACCGAGGACGGCCAGTTTGTGCTCATTTCCCAGGAGCGCATCCCCGTGCAGCAGACCCTGTGGGAATTCCCCGCCGGCCAGATTGACGTCCCCCTGGACGCGATCACGCCGGACATCATTGTGGACACCGCCATGCGCGAGCTGCTGGAAGAGACCGGCTACGCCCTCGCCCCCGGTGCCGAACTCGAACCCCTCGGCTGGTTTCTTCCTTCGCAAGGTTTTACCGACGAGCACGTTTACTTATTTCAAGCGAAGCCCGTGTGCGTCGTCAGCCGTCCCACCCCGGATGGAAGCGAGCACATCAGCGACGTGCGCTTGGTCAGTTCAGGAGAATTGCGGAGGATGATCGCTGCCAATGAGATCACCACCGCCCTGACGCTGGCCTTGTATGCGCGGATGGCGGCCAAGGGAACGGTTTGA
- the argH gene encoding argininosuccinate lyase, with product MWKGRFAQETSQLVQSYGESVSFDWRLFAHDIRGSIAHSKGLVKAGILTDEEQAAIENGLLEIRAEIETGKFEFKKSLEDVHMNIESELTRRIGPAGAKLHTARSRNDQVATDVRLYTRDAVTEIVDLVAGLQRSLVEAAERAGPAVVPGYTHLQRGQPVLFAHHLLAYVEMLERDAQRLLDANDRLNVMPLGSGALAGSTIILDREYVAELLDFDSVSQNSMDAVSDRDFAAEVLFAIALCGVHLSRLSEDIILWCSAEFGFVTLSDAHTTGSSLMPQKKNPDVAELTRGKSGRLVGNLMALLTLLKGLPMTYNRDMQEDKEPLFDSLDTIQAALSVFAEMISGMEVNETRTRAATSDPMLLATDLADYLVNHGVPFRQAHEVIGKLVAHSIAEKVAFADIPLAQYQAFSPAFEADLFDCLNLDTALAARKGIGAPSPKNVAAQIAFWKEALSE from the coding sequence ATGTGGAAAGGTCGTTTTGCCCAAGAAACCAGCCAGCTCGTGCAGAGTTATGGAGAGTCCGTGTCCTTTGACTGGAGGCTTTTCGCGCATGACATTCGCGGCTCCATTGCCCATTCCAAAGGCCTCGTGAAGGCGGGCATCCTGACGGATGAAGAGCAGGCCGCGATTGAAAATGGTCTCCTCGAAATCCGTGCCGAAATTGAGACCGGCAAGTTCGAGTTCAAGAAGTCCCTGGAGGACGTGCACATGAACATCGAGTCCGAGCTGACGCGCCGCATCGGCCCGGCCGGGGCCAAGCTGCACACCGCCCGCAGTCGCAATGACCAAGTCGCCACCGATGTGCGGCTTTACACCCGCGATGCCGTTACGGAGATCGTTGACCTCGTCGCCGGTCTCCAGCGTTCCCTCGTTGAGGCTGCCGAGCGCGCAGGCCCCGCCGTCGTTCCCGGGTATACCCACCTCCAGCGCGGGCAGCCCGTCCTCTTCGCCCATCATCTCCTGGCTTATGTGGAGATGCTGGAGCGGGACGCCCAGCGCTTGCTGGATGCGAATGACCGCCTCAATGTCATGCCCCTGGGCTCAGGCGCCCTCGCCGGGTCCACCATCATCCTGGACCGTGAATACGTCGCCGAACTGCTGGACTTCGATTCCGTCTCCCAAAACAGTATGGATGCCGTCAGCGACCGCGACTTCGCTGCCGAGGTCCTCTTCGCCATCGCGCTCTGCGGCGTGCATCTCTCCCGCCTGAGCGAGGACATCATCCTCTGGTGCAGCGCCGAGTTTGGCTTCGTCACCCTCAGTGATGCCCACACCACCGGCTCCAGCCTGATGCCGCAGAAAAAGAACCCGGACGTGGCTGAGCTGACCCGTGGCAAATCCGGCCGCCTCGTCGGCAATCTCATGGCGCTGCTGACCCTTCTCAAAGGGCTGCCCATGACTTACAATCGCGACATGCAGGAGGACAAAGAACCCCTCTTTGATTCTCTGGATACCATCCAGGCCGCCCTGTCCGTCTTTGCGGAAATGATCTCCGGCATGGAGGTGAATGAAACCCGCACCCGCGCCGCCACCAGCGACCCCATGCTGCTCGCCACGGATCTGGCGGATTACCTGGTCAATCACGGCGTACCTTTCCGTCAGGCACACGAGGTCATCGGCAAGCTCGTCGCCCATTCCATCGCGGAGAAGGTCGCCTTTGCCGATATTCCCCTGGCCCAATACCAGGCATTCTCCCCCGCTTTTGAGGCCGATCTCTTCGATTGTCTCAATCTGGATACTGCCCTGGCCGCCCGCAAAGGCATCGGCGCACCTTCACCCAAAAACGTGGCGGCGCAGATCGCCTTCTGGAAAGAAGCCCTCAGCGAATGA
- a CDS encoding autotransporter-associated beta strand repeat-containing protein has protein sequence MRSPQPRRVIAACLQALSILALSIFGPSLNAANGSWLSGQTGTQNWADGANWTGGIIPGSTSGSTNADTATFGSNTGAAFITIDAGRIIRTMTFNGQNTAGLYTLGSAGINLGEALSLSSGGNMTMPLNTTTALTVHAPLILQPASSTTAGTYTITNNSTSATNVNSDTNTYKINLLGDITGGTTSSTITLTLGGTAGNRTHNPSANVLSGLVSDGGAAGGLGISVTGPSGGSLGAWTITNAANSYTGPTTIGNGTLIVDSMTNAGVNSAIGAGSVINLNSNAQFKYTGSATSTDRSIISNGGVFYASGSGDVTLTGTIQLNGNLTFRGGRAFHVDTVITGSGGISRTDSGVVNLNRINTFSGDVGISDGAFRIASIADVGVDSPLGSGNTIRLSQSSGTVGRLEFTGLSGGSSNRDFTLSNGAGASSGNGRINNTVAGQTLALSGTVRATSSTAAHVSKLNLTGVGDGLMSGVIGGTVASPATATNTSLVKDGTGTWALSNANNYYGGTTISAGTLLVLNTTGSATGTGDVILSGTGALGGTGIVTASAGRSITMGETNRLIVGTTHGQQVGTAGPAGTSSAPGQLTLGSMADVALTLAGNLQFDLFGSSSDRLVLQTTAPTVTLGGTLTVADAAPRLLQAGSWQLIDWSGIGTATLAGGLSYDLPTFRLASGYEWNTSAVLTTGIISIEKTALNHTWTGAVDNSWANAGNWEAGTVPSASTDVFFNAGTQNLSHLLNADKSVRDMFFSGESNHTISRGSGGVLYAHGSIIQVLGGTQRFTVAVRPRNGNIGQFDIVNEGTLSFDAGMMYHRSSGSGNMAFAFSGSGDTTLSFIQRRTSSYDASIIINGPGTVTFTSGTNTVASGTEGFITGSTTVNGGTLRLNAEFNLGGSPAAFNPAQLTLNGGTLSAYATFTMDDENRGITFGPVASTVHVEDTHALTLATPVTGEGNLTKTGPGTLILSGASTHSGSTTVSAGILQVGLAGQGSSGAGATTIATGAQLTGTGTVQSSAFTLQSGATLQAGDITTGTLTGNGILTFAPEGVATFNFQAGSSTLLSLSTATNQADLALPFGGHSPGTPEYNAYLDSLTGIGSGSHDLLVFNGSAGSTLTFSGGLEVTATDFTPAYGQVYNLLDWSELLNADFSLFDAGVNRDGSGDDLAQFNLPDISASGFFWDVSRFTLSGTIAIIPEPSRALLVCLGLATTLMRRRRQV, from the coding sequence ATGCGTTCCCCCCAACCCCGCAGAGTCATTGCCGCTTGTCTCCAGGCACTTTCCATTTTGGCGTTATCCATCTTTGGGCCGTCCTTAAATGCAGCAAACGGGTCCTGGCTCAGCGGCCAGACGGGCACGCAGAATTGGGCGGATGGGGCCAACTGGACCGGAGGCATCATTCCAGGTTCCACCTCGGGCAGCACGAATGCGGATACGGCAACCTTTGGCAGCAATACAGGCGCGGCCTTCATCACCATTGATGCTGGTCGCATCATCCGCACCATGACCTTCAACGGCCAGAACACGGCCGGTTTGTACACATTGGGCAGCGCCGGGATCAATCTTGGGGAGGCGTTGAGCCTCAGCAGCGGCGGCAACATGACGATGCCTTTGAATACCACCACGGCCCTGACAGTACATGCTCCCTTGATCCTCCAGCCTGCCAGTTCCACCACGGCCGGTACTTACACCATCACAAACAATTCCACCTCGGCTACGAATGTAAATTCCGATACGAATACTTATAAGATCAACCTTTTAGGGGATATTACCGGAGGGACGACATCCAGCACCATTACATTGACACTCGGCGGCACCGCTGGAAACCGTACCCACAATCCCTCTGCCAATGTTCTCAGCGGTCTCGTCTCCGATGGTGGCGCGGCAGGCGGGCTGGGCATCTCAGTGACCGGGCCTTCCGGTGGCAGTCTGGGTGCCTGGACCATCACGAATGCAGCTAACAGCTATACCGGCCCCACCACCATTGGTAACGGCACTCTGATTGTGGATTCCATGACGAACGCAGGCGTGAACAGTGCCATTGGGGCCGGCAGTGTCATCAATCTGAATTCCAATGCCCAGTTTAAATACACCGGTTCCGCCACCAGTACAGACCGCAGCATCATCAGCAATGGCGGTGTTTTTTACGCCAGCGGTTCTGGTGATGTCACTCTCACCGGCACGATCCAGCTTAATGGCAATCTCACTTTCCGGGGCGGGCGGGCTTTCCATGTGGATACGGTCATCACTGGCAGTGGCGGCATCAGCCGGACGGACAGTGGCGTCGTGAATCTGAACCGGATCAATACCTTTAGCGGAGATGTGGGTATTTCCGACGGTGCCTTTCGCATTGCCAGCATTGCCGACGTTGGTGTGGATTCTCCCCTGGGAAGCGGGAACACCATCCGCCTCAGCCAGTCTAGCGGCACGGTGGGGCGTCTGGAATTCACCGGTCTTTCTGGCGGCTCCAGCAACCGCGATTTCACCCTCAGCAATGGGGCGGGCGCCAGCTCAGGAAACGGCCGTATTAATAATACTGTGGCCGGGCAGACCCTGGCCCTGAGCGGCACGGTGCGCGCCACCAGCAGCACAGCTGCGCATGTCTCCAAGCTGAATCTTACCGGTGTGGGGGATGGCCTTATGAGCGGCGTCATCGGCGGTACGGTGGCCTCCCCGGCCACTGCCACTAACACCTCCCTTGTCAAAGATGGCACCGGCACCTGGGCACTTTCCAACGCTAACAACTACTACGGCGGCACCACCATCTCTGCTGGTACCCTTCTGGTTCTCAATACCACCGGCTCAGCAACCGGGACCGGGGATGTCATCCTTTCGGGAACGGGTGCGCTGGGAGGAACAGGGATCGTGACTGCTTCCGCTGGCCGGAGCATCACCATGGGAGAAACCAACCGACTCATCGTAGGCACCACCCATGGGCAGCAGGTCGGCACGGCCGGTCCTGCCGGCACCAGCAGCGCCCCCGGCCAGCTCACTCTTGGCAGCATGGCGGATGTCGCACTCACCCTCGCTGGCAACCTGCAGTTTGATCTATTCGGAAGCTCTTCTGACCGTCTTGTCCTGCAAACGACCGCCCCCACGGTCACGCTGGGCGGCACGCTCACGGTGGCCGATGCCGCCCCGCGCCTGCTGCAGGCCGGGAGCTGGCAGTTAATAGACTGGAGCGGCATCGGCACCGCCACGCTGGCAGGGGGCCTCTCCTATGACCTGCCCACCTTCCGGCTGGCCAGCGGCTATGAGTGGAATACATCGGCCGTTCTGACCACAGGCATCATTTCCATCGAAAAAACGGCGCTCAACCACACATGGACCGGAGCCGTGGACAATTCCTGGGCCAATGCTGGCAACTGGGAGGCAGGGACCGTGCCCTCTGCCTCCACCGATGTCTTTTTCAATGCAGGCACGCAAAACCTCTCGCACCTCCTCAATGCTGACAAGAGCGTCAGGGACATGTTTTTCAGCGGCGAGTCCAACCATACCATCAGCCGCGGCAGCGGTGGCGTGCTGTATGCCCATGGCAGCATCATCCAGGTCCTCGGTGGCACTCAGCGCTTCACCGTCGCGGTGCGGCCGCGCAACGGTAATATTGGGCAGTTTGACATCGTCAATGAAGGCACACTCTCTTTTGATGCGGGCATGATGTATCACCGCAGCAGCGGCAGCGGGAACATGGCCTTTGCCTTCAGCGGCAGCGGTGACACCACCCTGAGTTTCATCCAGCGCCGCACCAGCTCATACGATGCCAGCATCATCATCAACGGTCCCGGAACCGTCACCTTCACTAGCGGAACCAATACGGTGGCAAGTGGCACAGAAGGTTTCATCACCGGCTCCACCACGGTCAATGGCGGCACCCTGCGCCTAAATGCCGAATTCAACCTGGGCGGCAGTCCAGCTGCCTTCAATCCGGCTCAGCTCACGCTGAATGGCGGCACCCTTTCGGCCTATGCCACCTTCACCATGGATGATGAAAATCGCGGCATTACCTTCGGCCCTGTAGCCAGCACCGTCCATGTCGAAGACACACATGCGCTCACATTGGCCACGCCTGTCACAGGGGAGGGAAATTTGACCAAGACCGGCCCAGGCACTCTCATCCTCAGCGGTGCCAGCACGCACAGCGGCAGCACCACGGTCAGCGCCGGCATCCTCCAGGTTGGCCTGGCAGGGCAGGGGAGCAGCGGCGCGGGAGCCACCACCATCGCCACCGGTGCGCAGCTCACCGGTACGGGCACCGTCCAGAGCTCCGCCTTTACCTTGCAGAGCGGCGCCACCCTGCAGGCAGGAGATATTACCACCGGCACCCTCACCGGCAATGGCATCCTGACGTTTGCTCCTGAGGGAGTCGCCACCTTTAACTTCCAGGCCGGGTCCAGCACCCTGCTCAGCCTTTCCACCGCCACCAATCAGGCCGACCTAGCCCTACCCTTCGGCGGGCACAGCCCAGGCACTCCGGAATACAATGCCTATCTGGACAGCCTGACGGGCATTGGCAGCGGCAGCCATGACCTCCTTGTCTTCAATGGTAGCGCCGGTTCAACCCTCACTTTCAGCGGCGGCCTGGAAGTCACCGCCACGGATTTCACCCCTGCCTACGGCCAGGTTTACAATCTGCTGGACTGGTCCGAGCTGCTCAACGCTGACTTCTCGCTCTTCGATGCTGGTGTGAACCGTGACGGCTCCGGCGATGATCTGGCCCAGTTCAACCTTCCTGATATCAGTGCTTCCGGCTTCTTTTGGGACGTCAGCCGCTTCACCCTTTCCGGCACCATCGCCATCATTCCTGAGCCCTCCCGTGCCCTCCTTGTGTGCCTCGGTCTCGCCACGACTCTGATGCGCCGTCGGCGGCAGGTGTGA
- a CDS encoding transcriptional repressor gives MDPRVKERLEAHLTATGLRRTRQRETIVEAAFATDDHFNAEELLEKARKLDRTVSRATVYRTLQLLVDCDLLREVDLGRDQTYYDPNFLDKPQHNHLICLDCDRVVEFEDDHSAVLHDCITRRLGFQPQMKAMRIQAHCDEFSKTGQCKFKTERELSLANAH, from the coding sequence ATGGATCCACGAGTCAAAGAACGTCTGGAAGCTCACCTGACCGCCACCGGCCTTCGCCGCACGCGTCAGCGGGAGACCATTGTCGAGGCCGCCTTCGCCACGGATGATCACTTCAATGCGGAAGAGCTTTTGGAAAAGGCTCGCAAGCTGGATCGCACGGTCTCCCGTGCCACCGTTTACCGCACCCTCCAGCTCCTGGTGGACTGCGACCTGCTGCGCGAGGTAGATCTGGGCCGTGACCAGACCTATTACGACCCCAACTTCCTCGACAAGCCCCAGCACAACCACCTCATCTGCCTGGATTGCGACCGCGTGGTGGAATTTGAGGATGACCACAGCGCCGTTCTGCATGACTGCATCACCCGCCGTCTTGGCTTCCAGCCACAGATGAAAGCCATGCGCATCCAGGCCCACTGTGATGAATTTTCCAAAACCGGCCAGTGCAAATTCAAGACGGAACGCGAGTTGAGCCTGGCAAACGCCCACTGA
- a CDS encoding M23 family metallopeptidase, which produces MRLSTFITFLLLALLSWVVWEEIGLKDWVARLKEEPARPLDPAFLRLSPLEVAALPLAVRFDHPMGSQNAALTYNAQPFRISRHLGDDLNGIGGGNSDLGDGVYAAGTGRVVYAGIPGQGWGKMVILAHRVPDLEDLTQERVYQTVYAHLDEILVEPEALVQRGEQIGTVGTGGGLYLAHLHFEVREGPYVNPGQGYADSPLNRVSPETFIRQRRGAPDWQLNAPPNIK; this is translated from the coding sequence ATGCGTCTGTCCACTTTCATCACCTTCCTTTTGCTCGCCCTGCTGAGCTGGGTGGTATGGGAGGAAATCGGGCTGAAAGACTGGGTGGCGCGGTTAAAAGAGGAGCCTGCGAGACCATTGGACCCGGCTTTTCTGCGGCTGAGCCCGCTGGAGGTGGCAGCCCTGCCTTTGGCAGTGCGATTTGACCACCCGATGGGGTCACAAAACGCGGCGCTGACCTACAATGCGCAGCCGTTTCGCATCTCGCGGCATCTGGGGGATGACCTGAATGGCATCGGCGGGGGAAACTCTGATCTGGGAGATGGGGTGTATGCGGCCGGGACCGGACGGGTGGTATATGCAGGGATTCCGGGCCAGGGCTGGGGAAAGATGGTGATCCTGGCGCACCGGGTGCCGGATCTGGAGGATCTGACACAGGAGCGGGTTTACCAGACGGTGTATGCGCATCTGGATGAGATTTTGGTGGAGCCGGAGGCGCTGGTGCAGCGGGGGGAACAAATCGGCACGGTTGGCACCGGGGGCGGTTTATACCTGGCGCATCTGCACTTTGAAGTGCGAGAGGGGCCGTACGTCAATCCGGGCCAGGGGTATGCGGACAGTCCGCTGAATCGTGTCTCGCCAGAGACCTTCATCCGCCAGCGCCGGGGGGCACCGGACTGGCAGTTGAATGCGCCGCCGAATATTAAATGA